The genomic interval CCTCCTAAAAGGATCTACTAAATTCATCGAGTTGTTCTAAAGAATCAAAACGGTCGGTTATTAACGGAATTCCTTGTCGGCTTTCCGTGAAATATTCGTTTGGCCTAGGACTTCCAAACACGTCATAAGCTAAACCCGTACTGACAAATAACCAACCCGCAATGAATAGGGAAGGTATAGTAATGCTATGAATAACCCAGTATCGAATACTGGTAATAATATCAGCAAAAGAACGTTCTCCCGTGCTTCCAGACATGCTgaactcccaaaatttttgtACATTCAAAAAAGGAATTGATTCCGTAAAAGATGGGATCAACCAGTAAATAGAAAATTACTGATATTTCATCCTTGTgagattgtcaattttgtacCAAAGGTGTATTTTGAGTATACCGAATTAGTATAGCTATCCTTCCTATGGCACAGCAATCTGGTTTTGCCTGGTTCCGAAACATAATTACTTTTTTTTGTCTATAGGTAAGCTATATGTTATTCAAGGCGTCAATAGAAAACCCCTTTTTTGTAggttctatttattttccttggCTTCGGAATAATAGAGTAATTCGGAATAGCAGCCAAAATCTTGGGAAAATCTAAGTTAATGATCAATAGGTTTGGATAAATAATTTAGGAAGGATATTCTCATACTGACACAATACAAGGACAAGTATATATATGTGAAATTTATCCTTTCATAATTCGTAATTAATCCTTGTCTTGTTTGTTGGATTAGGTCTAACTTTCTTGACCAAACTGCGAGCGTGGAACTTTACGAGATGAAATAGGGAAAGACAGAAGATAGAATAGAACTTAAAAGGATAATTGAAGTGACTCGTCTTCGAATCTACTTTGGTTGGAGTtcgaaaaaggaataaaaataaagtaaattcaaggaagagctttcttttttttttaacAGACCCTCGGGAGGTCGTGGAatgcttttcttctcctcttattccatATAGAATACAATCAGTTAAAATTAAAATAAGAAGGAATAGGGGAATATTCGATCGTTCAGTCCAAAAAGAGGGTCCTATTGAAAAAGAAATTATCCAAAATAGAAagaagtttttttttcaaattcaattgtTTATTTATCTCTTATTCCGAAATTTCCCTGAAAATCCAATTTCATTTTTTCATTCAATGGGGTTATATGATCTAGTTCTTAATATTATTACTTTACTCAATTGAAAAATTCCATAACAAATCTCTTGATTCGAAATTAGGGACTCATGTATCATCTGATGAATCCACTTTCTTTTACACTTCTGTATCTCACTCTATCTTGTTTTTTAGTATTATCTAAAATAACTGATGAATTATGAATTTTCCATAACTTAGGTAAATGCTTTACCAACATATGTAGTGTAGTAAAaaaaaataaatggaatttaACTCTTTCATGCTTACTTTAACTAGTTATTTCGGTTTTCTACTGGCTGCTTTAACTATAACCCCAGCTCTATTTATTGGCTTGAACAAGATACGTCTTATTTGAATTGACTGAATAATAATAATTCAGAAAAGCAAAATCTTTCTTTGGGATTCCTGATATTCTACGACTCTTTTCCAGACTAATTAGGAATTCTTTTCTTGGTCATTGAGATTCGTGGATAATTTAGAGTACTATTTAGGGATAGATCGTACCTCTTTTTTTATCCCCCCGAACAAATCGAAATGATTGAAGTTTTTCTATTTGGAATCGTCTTAGGCCTAATTCCTATTACTTTAGCGGGATTATTCGTGACTGCGTATTTGCAATACAGGCGTGGGGATCAGTTGGATCTTTGATTGAGTCATTTTTTTTTTTTTATTGACCTCCTCTCTGGTCTGGAGGAGGTCAAATTGGAGTTACAATTCAATTTTGTTAAATTATTTTACTCTGCTTCGACATAAGATAGATGGAATCACGCTCTGTAGGATTTGAACCTACGACATCGGGTTTTGGAGACCCGCGTTCTACCGAACTGAACTAAGAGCGCTTTCATTCAttcaaaaagaaaatctttttctaTTCCTAATGTATCTCACGTACGTATAGTCTCCACAAATTCCAGTTATACCCACTTTACTTTAATTGATCTCGTTGCTACTGCCTATAAAGAAGAAAGAAGTAATAGGTAGGGATGACAGGATTTGAACCTGTGACATTTTGTACCCAAAACAAACGCGCTACCAAGCTGCGCTACATCCCTTTTCCAAATTAAATTGTTGTGCAATGCCATTGTACACAATTCCTGTCTTCTTTTCCACATCATAATTTTCTTATTCTTTCTCTATCTATATATAGAACCCTCGTGTCATTTCTTCTTTTTGGTCTCATATAATTAAGGAATTATATACAGCTAAAATCCAATAGAATTTCGCCTATAAAAGAAAGATTACTTTTCCTTGATAATATATAGGAAGAAGGGgtcatctttttattttttagggATAGGACAATTTCGGAAAATTTCGTCGATTATGGTTCAGTTTATATATAGCATAAGTTTATGATCATATATGTATTCCAACAAGGAAGGAGGATTTTCAATGCGGGATATAAAAACATATCTCTCTGTAGCACCCGTGCTAAGTACTCTATGGTTTGGTGCTTTAGCAGGTTTATTGATAGAAATTAATCGTTTATTCCCGGATGCTTTGTCATTCCCTTTTTTTTAATTCTAGTTATTGCTATGGGAGGGATAGATTTCTTCGTGATATGACAAAATTTTATCTTATCCTTTTCAATCTTTTTTTAGTATCggaaggaaaaagaaagaaaagatggaTTGGGTTGAACCTCAGAGTCATTAAAAATTTGGTAAACCctatttttaaaaatagaaaTTCAATTTAAAGGGGTACCCAAGCTAAATCAGGCCTCAGAAATCAGAGCATAGAAAAAGGCGGGGCTGACTAATTAAATGAAAGGATTTCGAACCAAAATCTTTGCTAATTCGACAAGGATtgtattctttaattatttctctattttttattacttaatttaagaataaaaaaaaattattctaatgaattttattcttcttcttcggattcaaaatagaagaataaaagaataagtagaagaattaAATTAAGTCAATCCAAAAGGAAAAGGAGGTTCATGGCCAAGGGAAAAGATGTTAGAATCAGAGTTATTTTGGAATGCATCAGTTGTGTTCGAAAAGGTGCCAATGAGGAATCGACGGGGATTTCTAGATATAGTACTCAAAAGAATCGCCACAATACACCCGGACAATTAGAATTCAAAAAattttgtcgttattgtcgcaAGCATACGACTCATCACGAAATAAAGAAATAGGAACATCGTGTATTCGATCTTTCCAAACAACAGAAAGAGTAAGAACTTCATATTTTATATATAAATAAAACATAGTATAGAATACAAAATACAAATCAACTCATCTGATTTCCGGTCGATATTATTTCATATGTATAGAGGGTATTCATATACTATAAATATGAATCAAATAAGATATGGATCAAAGAAAAACTACTTCTTCTGGATCCTAAATTAATAAAATAAAGAAGTGCATTTTCCAATTTTAAATTAAATAAGGAATAAATCATGTATACATCTAAACAACCTTTTCTTAAATCTAAGCAACCCTTTAGTAAATCCAAGCAAACTTTTAATAAATCCAAGCAACCCTTTCGTAAATCCAAGCAAACTTTTCGTAAATTCAAACAACCTTTTCGTAAATCTAAACAACCTTTTCGTAGGCGTCCCCGGATTGGCCCGGGAGATCGAATTGATTATAGAAACATGAGTTTAATTAATAGATTTATTAGTGAACAAGGAAAAATATTATCGAGACGAATAAATAGATTAACCTTGAAACAACAACGATTAATTACTCTTGCTATAAAACAGGCTCGTATTTTATCTTTTTTACCGTTTCGTAACTATGAGAACGAAAAACAATTTCAAGCCCAGTCAATTTCAATAATTACAGGTTCTAGACCCAGAAAAAATAGACATATTCCTCAATTAACGCAAAAGTACAATTCCAATCGAAACTTAAGAAACTACAACCAaaatttaagaaacaacaaccggAACTTAAGTTCCGATTGTTGATGTTTTATTCGAATTCGCAAGGGCCAGACCTATATATATTATAAAGAAAGTAATCCAGCTCGTCGATTCCTACCACTtaatcttaatttattgtatcttCCCGGAGTTCCCTCTCCGGGAATTCATCTTTTATTATTCCAGTATATTACTTTATTTATACCTTTAATTGATGATCTTTATTTTATTGGAAATCGTGTAAAGATTATTTGGATTTGATACAGCTACTTGTGCAAGCATTTTACGattaagaatcaatttcttcttgTACAGGTTGTGTATTAATTTACTATAACTATCGAATACTTTATATACCCGCGTTGCTGCGTTTATCCGAGTGATCCACAAACGACGAAAATCCCTCTTTTGCCTACCTCTATCTCGATGAGAGGAAACAAAAGCTCTTTTTACTTGTTGGGTAATCATTCGATTAAGTCTTAAATGAGCCCCTCTAAAGTTTGAGGCAAATGAACGCATTTTTGTTCGTCGTCTCCGGGCTATATATCCTCGCGGAACTCTGGTCATTGAATCAAATTAACCTTAATGAATAACTAATGATTTCTCTTCTTTTAGCCACCCTTTTTCTCATTAATAACAAAACTAATTATTCCGATATATAAAATATTAATTCCAATGGCTTTTGCTATAGTAACCTTCCCAACCACGATTTTTTATTCCACTCCGTTCAGTTATTTCTATACGAAATAACAAATTCATTCTAAATAATACTAAAAAAAATAGTGGGTTCCATCGTTTCTATGGTTCCCTTTTAAACGGTGAGGCCCTCTCTATACACCGGAGCCCTTTCTTTCATCAAAAAGTATTACGAACTTGTATAGTTCACATTCTTTGGCTCTACCTATCCATTATAGAGTAAATAGCTCTTTTCACAATAAGAGTTATCCATACAGTGACGGTATTTAATTATGAAAGTTGGCTAAGTAGCTGACCCTGTTAGTCCGTTCTTTATAAGATAAAAGAGCAtaagcctttttctttttattactaTTTCCTCCGCTTAATGGATAACCATTTGCtaccaatgggagaattgcttcttATTTCCAAATTTAGATAATTCGATTTGCACCAAAGGAAACCAGAAATTCCATATACCATAGAAATCTAGGATAGAGAAGCTATATCCTATTCATTGGTACTAATCAGGGATACTtcaaattttttttatatttgtttgaaGTCATGATCTGAACGAGTCGCACATACACCCTAGCACATGTTCCTCGACGCTGAGGGCATCCTTTAAGCGCAGCCGTTTTTCTA from Hordeum vulgare subsp. vulgare unplaced genomic scaffold, MorexV3_pseudomolecules_assembly, whole genome shotgun sequence carries:
- the LOC123423594 gene encoding 30S ribosomal protein S18, chloroplastic, producing the protein MYTSKQPFLKSKQPFSKSKQTFNKSKQPFRKSKQTFRKFKQPFRKSKQPFRRRPRIGPGDRIDYRNMSLINRFISEQGKILSRRINRLTLKQQRLITLAIKQARILSFLPFRNYENEKQFQAQSISIITGSRPRKNRHIPQLTQKYNSNRNLRNYNQNLRNNNRNLSSDC